Part of the Zea mays cultivar B73 chromosome 4, Zm-B73-REFERENCE-NAM-5.0, whole genome shotgun sequence genome is shown below.
TTATGAAAGACTGTACATTACAGTGCATACAACGGTTAATAATGATGCCGCAGTAAGAACAAGAATGAATTTACATTAAATTGGTATATTCTCGGATCACACTCGGTTTAATACAAAGCACAAGGTTTCGGGTGTAACGAACTTTGGGTGACACTGACACCCAAACTGGCCACGGGAGGCAGAAGCCCAGGCTTAACCTTTGTGACTCAGTATGATGCCCAAGAAAACGAAACAGATACGTATGGTCAGTAGTCGTGAGCAACTACTGGGGATGTGGTTGTCAGCCACTATTGCTGTTGCTGCGACACTGGCTCATGCTGCGGGGTGGCGGGGGAGTCTGGAGCGATGGCAAACTGGAGGGCGCGGCCCCTGGCCGACTGTAGGATGAAGGCCACCTCTGCAGCCGCCAGTGCAGCCTCTTCCTGCAGacaaaggaagaagaagaagcacaGAGAACTTAGATGGATGGTGTGCCATATCATCGACAGATTTAGGACCAGGAGCCACATATAGTTAAAAAATATACTACGGTGGACTTCCTATTCCTACACTATGATGACGATTTGGAACAAGTTTTTTTCATGACCAACACCATCTCTCGAGATTGCGTCAAATGAGGTACCTGTCTTTGTCGACGGCGATGCAAAATACTGAATATCCATGCCATGATGTAGCACGGCAGCAGAAACCCAGCAGCTCGAAGCAGAAAAAGCTGCAGAGGGTCGAGTCAGGACAGAGCAATATCTGGACCGCTAACATCCAAGTACAAATGAAAGGCTACATCTCACTCACCGAGAATATGGTAGAAGCGTCATCATCGTTTCCTTCGTTGTCTGACATAGACAATGCATGCCTTAGAAGCAACAGTGCCATTAACTGCAAAACCAAGTAGGATTTTAAGGTAGTCTACCTTGACATACTCGAAATCAGTTACTTGGCATTCCGTAAATACTAGAGTCTAGAGGAGCTAAGGTCATCAGACtaggggcctgtttgtttacccccatggattatataatctggattatttttggaggattatataatctgaattatataatctggattatataatctgagtagtcctgtttgtttacccagattatttgagttgttaataggattcttttgtatgaggaagACAAGAATGCCCTCTATATTTGTACTAGGTCGAACCAGACAAGGGCACCTGGAGCCTGGCGGCTAGAGTTAGGAGGAGTCGAGAAGGAATTATGCTGGATTTGCTGGTCGCTGGATGCCGGataggcgcaaaaacgattcggtggattataatggcattggtgggtaatttctaggaaacttgaaagggtagtggggaagtgagaaaaaaataatctgaaataagcacctcctcacttgcttatggattatcataatccaaggggttagattatataatctgggcaaataagctggactgtttgtttccctcttaggattatttaatcaagattatataatctggggggtaaacaaacaggccctaggAGTGGAGCAGAAGAGGATTCGCTATGAAGATCAACAACATTTTTCTTTAATTTCTAAGTAACTAAACAACTAAAAGCACTGTTTTTTCAATCAACAAACAAGTTGCACGTATGTCCCCCGAGTAGGCCTCGATGAGTGTGCTAAGAGACTTTTCTGGGAAGACTTAGATGGCATGGTTAGAGCTATACCTATTAGTGAGAAGCTTTTCATGGGGGGCATGTTCAACAAGTGCAGATTTCGAGACGATTCATGAAGGTTTTAGGTATGGTTGTAGGAATCAGGAGGGAGAGAAAGTCTTGGGATCAAGTTAAACTAATTACCAGGGAATTAAGTCGATGAGCCATACTATGAAGCTATGGGGCAATTATTGAGCATTATCTGAGAGGAATAACAAGGATTTCTATGAACCAATTTGGTTTCATGCCCGGAAGGTCAATCATGGAAGCCATTTTATTAATAAGGCAAGTGATGGAGCAGTATTGAAAGCACAAGGACCTACCCATAGAGAAGACTTATGACAATATACCAAAGAATGTTATGTGGTGGGCTTTGGACAAACAGAAAGTTCCAACGAAGTATGTTTGACTCATTGAGGACACGTACAACAATATCGTGACTAGTGTTCAAACAAGTGGGGACACGGATGCTTTCCAATTAGAATAGGAAGGTCAGCTTTGAGCCCTTACCTTTTTGCCTTGGTGATGGATAAAGTCACAACGAACATACTAGGGGGGTATCCCATGGTGTATGTTTTTTGTGGACGATGTAGTGCTAGTTGATGAAAGTCGTCATGAGTAAATAGGAACCTAAAGTTGTGGTAGGAGACTCTAGAGTCAAAAGGTTTTATACTCAGAGAACTAAAACCAGATATATGATATGTGACTTCGGCACTACTACACATGAGAAGGATATGTTAGCTTGAAAGGTCAAGAAGTGCCCAAAAAGGATACCTTTCGATATTTAGGATCGATGCTACAAAGAAACAaggatattgatgaagatgttagccataaAATCGAAGCAGAGTGGATGAAGTGGCATCAAGCATCTAGCATTCTATGTGACAAGAGGGCACAACAAAAGCTAAAAGGCAagttttatagtacgacgattagaAATTATATGTTGTATGGTGTAGAATGTTGGCTTACAAAAAAAACATGTTCAACATTTAAGTGTAATTTTATAGGACGACAATTAGACCTGCTATGTTGTATAGTGCATAATATTGGCCTACAAAAAGACAACATGTTCGGCAGATAAGTATTACGGAAATATGTATGTTGCATTGGATTTTTGGCAATACAAGAAGAGATCGGGTCCGGAACAATGGTATAAGTGATAGGTTAGGCCACTAGGGGTAGCACCAATTGAAAAAAAAACTTGTCCAACATTGGTTCAGATGATTTGTACATATGTCCAATGGAGACCTCCAGAGGCATCAATGTGTAGTGGGATCCTAAGGCATGATAGCAATGGAAAGAGAGACAGCCAGACAGGGGAAGACCAAAGTTGACATGGGAAGAGACAATAAAAGGAGACTTGAAAGGATGAAGTATACCGAAAAATTAGCCTGAAATAGGAGTACATGAAAAATAGTTATCCGTGCACCTGAACCCTGGCATGTGGTTTTTGATgatttcaactctagcctacccccaacttgcttgggactaaaaggctccATTGTTGTTGTaaacaagttgtggcttgtgagcTAACCGTAAAATATATATAAAAGCATTGTCCTTCAATCCAAAAACAAAACCATCCTGAAATAgctactccctccattccaaattgTAAGTTGTTTTGTCTTTTTTAGATACATCATTTTAACATGTACCTACACATAGCATATATCCAGATACAAAGTGAAAGCTATGTACCTAAAAGGCCAAAACCATTTACAATTTGGAATCAAGGGAGTAGTATTGATACAACAGTTCAGGTAATAAATGGCAATAAGATCAGGAATTGGTAGACTTACAATAAGCGCAGCTGAACGGCAGAATGCAGCACCACTAGCATCTGTACTAGCGTAACCATCATACTCTGCCTCAAGAAGACGATGTTGGGCAGCTGCTACAGCAAGAATCCTTGGGTCTCGCAAATCCATAACCAAATCACCACTGAAAAATGGTTATTTGCTTAGATATGTTTAATTCTATTAACTTAAATAAAAATGGCAAAAAAAGTCCAAAATAACTTACTCAATGTCTATGGTTGTCTCATCTGGCTGAACACGAGGTGGCGCAGTGTAACCTGGCTTGTATTCCTACAGGTTATTACCAAGCCTAGAAAGAATCAGTATACGAAGAAAGGAAACTTTAAAATGCAGAGGTAAGGACCAAAGCATATtctttttttttgggggggggagGGGGGGGTAGGAAAATAGGTACAATCAATAATAGAGTCAATTCATAGTTGAATAAGAATATTGGACATACAAAACCAATTGACCAAAATAGGTGAACCAGATAAATACCATTTAAAACACACAAAATTATAATATGATCCGTCACTTTGTTAAATCACCATCCAAATTAAATCACTAGCCTAAAAACACTAAAGTCTAATACCACATGATCACAAACCTTCTAGTACAAACCCAGGTAGATAGAAAAGCACTGCACATGGTATCAAAGAATATGACAAGGACCTTGTATCATTTTAGTTCTAATTATTTGTAGTGCATAATACTAGTGACTAGTGAGGTGATCACGATAAAAACCCTTCGAGTAGAAGAAACATGGGCAACAAGACTTTAGAGATACAAATATCAACATATATACTATGCCAATTTTGCATCAGCAGATTCAGCACTAAAAAACTAGAACCAGAATAATGAACCTGAGAAAAACTTAACCAACCTCATGACAAATTTCACAAGTAGTGTCTCCTTTCTCGTTGCACCAGCGTTGCACGCAAGCTCTGTGAGCATACTGCACATGAAAATTAAAACTATAAATTCTTGAATGTGTCAAGTTTCACCAAAAAAATATTTAACTATATCACTCAGCATGAATAGAAAGAAAAAAGTTTCTTACATGATTACAAAAAGGTATAAAATAAATCCCAAGTTCTTTTATGGGTAAAATAATAGAAGAGAACACAAAGTTCCAACATCAGAAGGCTTCGCGGTAGAAGTTGAAAATGTCCATGAATAAACCATTAATGAAAAAGGAGCAAAGTGACTAAATAAAAAAGAACATGAAAGAACGCAGCGAGGATAGTCAGTTCAGAAGTCATTAATTACTATACTCTATCCAAAAAAACAGTCCAGATCAGAAATTCACATTAAGCATGATGATGACCTTAAACTGATAGATCATAAAATTCAGCCAGCTATGAACTGGAACCGTTGTGTTAGATATGTGTAGTGATAACATGCCTAGTTGCATAACATGGACCAACCAGCAGCTGAATCAACTGGTCCATTCCTGTTAGCAATGTGGTAGAAAAATAGTGCAACTCTACTGCATAGAGAAGTGAATGAATAACTTGGAGCTCTCCCAACAGAGCAGATATAGACAAGCAATATTACAGGATATGATGCAGTAGTGATTGGGGAGAGATGAGTGTGTTTCCTACAAGAGTGTCATGGTTATGAATGGAACCATGTGATCGTTTTGTGCTTTTTAATCAAGAAAACATGTCAATGGAAATGACAGACACATGTTAATGCAAAAAGAGAACCAAAAGCGAAAATTTTAATTGCAGGTACACCTCATGAACAACTGTGAAGCTTAAAGCTCTGTGGAGATAAGAATGGCATGCAGTAATTTAATTAAGTAGGGTGTAAACCTTGAGACTGCCGCTGCAAGCACACGGTTTCTCGAGGTTCTTCACGCTATCTTCCTCCTGGCATATGCGGCACTCCGCGGCCTGGATTAGCGGCTCCTCCTCCCCAtcaccctcctcctcctcctcctcctggaCCAAGTCAACAGCTGCTGACAAAGATGCAGCAGCCGGAGCCGAACCATTTGCATCCTCAGACAGCTTCTTGGAACCCCCGTCATCCTTGGATTTTGCTAAGCCGTTCACGTCAACCACCACATGGTCGTCACCAGCCATCCCAAATCCCTCCTCCCTCTGCAGCGCTTGTTGCCGCCTCTGCACGCAGGAACCGATCTCCTGGTAGGAATATGCGCGCGGCAAGGGTAAGAATAAATGAATGATCAGATGTTACTCTCACTAAAAATCAACGCGATGGTAGCACGGTCGAGAATAGCGTCGACATATGTAATTGACCTTAAGATGCGATACAGGGGCAGTGCTGCTGACCCGTGCCTAAAAATGGAGAGCCTCCATTTCGAAGAGCAGGGTATACCGCCCTCCCCCGTTTACTGAAACTGGACTGCTGGAGTCGGGACTCGGGAGCCGACACTAATGAACCCTAGCAACAGCTCTGCCTCCAGCTCCATGGCCCCCGAACCTAAGCAGAAACTGGACCTCTACATGCGAATCCCACGAGGACCACGAGCCGGCAGGCGGCGAGAACGAGGGGAACCCCATCCCCCACGCGAGAAGCGACGGCAGCGAGACAGGACACGAAAGGGTACACGCCACACGCAGCGCCGGCCCGACCGACCGGCGCCTTTGCAGGCGCGGGGAACCGCAGTCCCCCCACGCGGGATCTAGCGCCGCCGGAAGGGCGACGGGGACGTACCTCACCGACGGCGACTTCAGCGGCGGCCCTCCCTCTCTTCCCCTTCCCGTCCGGTCGTCGCACGGCTTGGAGACTACAAATTCCGAGCTTTTTTTTTGGTTCCTTCTCTCTCCTTCCAGCTCTGGTTTTTTTTTCCTTCGTGTCTTTTTCCCCTCTTGTAGTTGTAGCCTGTAGGACTGGACGGGAAAgcgtctgcgcgcaacggtcaaaCGCGGCGCGCGTCTTCATTGCAGGCCCTATGGGCCCGACCCCCTCCAGCCTCCGGATCCCGATCGGACGGCGCCGCCCAGTCTTCCTTcgccgtcagccaggctcacggcgGCTCTTCTTCAATTTACCTGACgttgacggacggcgcgtcgtgTTGGTGGTGGCGTGGCGTCAGGAAGGGAACGGGTCGTTTGCCGCGTACGGCCTCCAACCGCGTCGCCCGGCCGTGCACGCTCCGTGTGATCACGTCATCACACAGTACTCACACGCTCTCCCGGCCTCCAGCCGGTCGTTGCACTTTCATCTCCGCCCTCGGATTTATTTTTAGAAAATAACCTTTTTAAAATGTTTCTAAAAATAATATTTTTTTCCTTAACGAACATGTTGGTCGCATCTTTCTTTATTGAAGCGGCTAAATAGAATTGCCGCGTCAATCTTTCTTGCATAACAGTCTTCTAAGCTGACAGGTCAAAGGTTACTAGGTTAGCCACATATTAGGCTCCTTTAGGTAGGCTCTTCCTATGCCACCTCAGCACGGATTTCTCTGACAAAACAACTTTCTATATTTTTATAAAGAACTCTAAAAAAAGCACCATGTTTACATCTGTTGGTgactttttcgggcgccaatcactaaACAAGAaccgcggcggtgctctctgcacaggagcggacggtccgcggccaggggccggacggtccacgacctggcgcagggcttaGTTTTTTCTGCCTGACGGTCCGCGCActgaggccgaacggtccgcgcgtgcgcaggggcggcggaagtcgccggcggcgcctggatctcgctcccgagagggaatccgtcggggaggagagatcctaggtgttgtctaggttcggcagaccgacctagactcctctaatcgacgtagagtcgaatagaagcggagaatttggggattggaagactaaactaaaattagactagaactactcctaagataaaatgtaaattgtattgattgtaGGTTCAATTGATTATATAAATCGGTCGTATTCCTTTGTTTTTATAGAGGAgaagggctggaccctttacaaacaaactctccgagctaattccgtgaaTTTCGTCAATAAAcacagcaagaaactcggaaccctaatctgttctgcgcgcgcgcggaccgtccggccccagggccggaccgtccggcggCTCAATTTGGtgaccaacatatgccccctgccttttggtggagctgagcaaaccaaaagcaactaactcgatatgattacatcggttttcttaacatcttgccacataataggatggtactgcttgaggaaacgtCCATTTAAAGCTTTGGGCAAATCTTTGTCTTGTAATGTTTGTaataaataggcgttaccagatattacctgttttactttgtatggaccctcccagcttggcgaccatttcctaaactttcggtctttatttcttagaggcaggatggtcttccacaccaggtgtcggcgtttcgagacaggggggtccctaagccgacgagtgagtgtgctgcgtgccccagccctgatgggtcgagcgcgtggacgagcgcgaaggggggagaggcgaggtggccggagtcgagcgtgagagaggtggaagtcccgcggccttcgtgttcgtcccgcgcccaggtcaggtgcgcttgcagtaggggggttacaagcgtccacgcgggtgagggaagcgagcggccccaagagagcgcatgtcctgtcctcggtcccgcgcggccaaccttctctaagaaggccctggtcctcccttttatagtcgtaaggagaggatccaggtgtacaat
Proteins encoded:
- the LOC100193371 gene encoding uncharacterized protein LOC100193371; amino-acid sequence: MAGDDHVVVDVNGLAKSKDDGGSKKLSEDANGSAPAAASLSAAVDLVQEEEEEEGDGEEEPLIQAAECRICQEEDSVKNLEKPCACSGSLKYAHRACVQRWCNEKGDTTCEICHEEYKPGYTAPPRVQPDETTIDIDGDLVMDLRDPRILAVAAAQHRLLEAEYDGYASTDASGAAFCRSAALILMALLLLRHALSMSDNEGNDDDASTIFSLFLLRAAGFLLPCYIMAWIFSILHRRRQRQEEAALAAAEVAFILQSARGRALQFAIAPDSPATPQHEPVSQQQQ